The following is a genomic window from Parafrankia discariae.
GGCGAGTCGACGGTGGAGGGTGGGGAACAGGTGCAGCGCGTTGCCGCGGGCGATCGCCACCCCGCTACCGGCGTCCAGCGCCGGGTCGGCGCGCAGCAGGGTGAGGCCGTCCGTGACGGCGGCCGGAGGCAGGGTGTGGGAGTCCGAGCCGTAAAGAATCCGCCCGGCCCCCGTGGCGGCGAGCAGGGTGGGGGTGGCGTAGGGGGACATGGGCCCGGCGGTGTCGTAGGAGAACCGCCCCAGCGCGGCCCGCACCGTTGCCGGGTCGGCGCCGTAGCCCAGCCCGCGGCCGAGGAGGAGCCGCCCGGCGAGGTACGGGAACGCGCCACCGCCGTAGGGGAGGATCCAGCGGATCCCCGGGTAGCGGTCGAGGACCCCGGCCATGGTGAGCGAGACCGCGGCCCGGGTGATGTCCGCCGGCACGTCGAGGAGGACCGACGGCACAGTGCCCGGGGAGACCTCGGGCGGATCGTCGGGGTGCATGGCTTTGCAAGTGAGAACGGGGACCAGATGTAGGTGAGAACGGGGACCATTCGATCTTCGGGTCAAGATCGAATGTAGGTGAGTTTGGGGACCACCTGGCGGTGTGGTCGAGCGACGTGGTGGGCGTGGCCTCGGAGTGGCCCGCGGTGTGGCATGGGCGTGGTGATGGCCGTCCTGGGCCGGCACCCGGAGTGGGAGTATCTGCGGCATCACTCTCCGTATGAGGTGTCGATGGCGTCGCAGTCCGATCGGGTCGCACTGTTC
Proteins encoded in this region:
- a CDS encoding amidohydrolase family protein, which codes for MHPDDPPEVSPGTVPSVLLDVPADITRAAVSLTMAGVLDRYPGIRWILPYGGGAFPYLAGRLLLGRGLGYGADPATVRAALGRFSYDTAGPMSPYATPTLLAATGAGRILYGSDSHTLPPAAVTDGLTLLRADPALDAGSGVAIARGNALHLFPTLHRRLAQRRS